A genomic region of Manihot esculenta cultivar AM560-2 chromosome 15, M.esculenta_v8, whole genome shotgun sequence contains the following coding sequences:
- the LOC110600987 gene encoding haloacid dehalogenase-like hydrolase domain-containing protein Sgpp isoform X1 — protein sequence MMQVFGKRATRILLLWFLILCEILSGSFPFLYQPSVYFWISPSVPVSRTISHFRKKKKERRRKESFWFCTRNRKMTVSSADNSVDSKSDLSELAPLEAVLFDVDGTLCDTDPLHHYAFREMLQEINFNGGVPITEEFFIQNIAGKHNEDIARVLFPDDIPRGLKFTDDKEAMFRKLASEQLKAINGLYKLKKWIEDRGLKRAAVTNAPRANAELMISLLGLSEFFDAVILGDDCEHAKPHPEPYLKALEVLKVSKDHTFICEDSVSGIKAGVAAGMPVVGLTTRNPEHLLMEAKPAFLIKDYEDPKLWAALEELDKKKSAENPTA from the exons ATGATGCAAGTATTTGGCAAGCGAGCAACTCGCATTTTACTCCTCTGGTTTTTGATTCTGTGTGAGATTCTCTCTGGCTCTTTTCCTTTCCTATATCAACCATCCGTTTATTTCTGGATCTCTCCTTCAGTACCCGTCTCAAGAACAATATCacatttcagaaaaaaaaaaaaagaaagaagaagaaaggaatcATTCTGGTTTTGCACTAGAAATCGCAAGATGACAGTTTCTTCTGCCGATAATTCTGTTGATAG TAAAAGTGATCTTTCTGAACTTGCTCCATTAGAAGCggtattatttgatgttgatggaacTCTATGTGATACAGACCCCCTTCACCATTATGCGTTTCGTGAGATGCTTCAAGAG ATAAATTTCAACGGTGGAGTCCCGATAACAGAGGAATTCTTTATCCAAAATATAGCTGGCAAGCATAACGAGGACATTGCTAGGGTCCTCTTTCCCGATGATATTCCTCGAGGCTTAAAATTCACGGATGACAAGGAAGCCATGTTTCGGAA GTTGGCCTCTGAACAACTGAAAGCCATAAACGGACtatataaattgaaaaagtGGATTGAAGATCGTGGATTGAAACGGGCTGCAGTTACTAATGCTCCAAGGGCTAATGCTGAACTCATGATTTCACTTCTTGGGCTATCTGAGTTCTTTGATGCTGTAATCTTAGGAGATGACTGTGAACACGCCAAGCCACATCCAGAACCCTACTTGAAGGCCCTTGAAGTACTCAAGGTCTCGAAGGATCACACCTTTATATGCGAG GATTCTGTTTCTGGGATAAAAGCTGGCGTAGCTGCCGGGATGCCTGTTGTTGGTTTAACTACTAGAAACCCAGAACATTTACTGATGGAAGCTAAGCCAGCATTTCTAATAAAGGATTACGAGGATCCGAAATTATGGGCAGCTCTGGAAGAGcttgataaaaagaaaagtgcagaaaatccTACTGCTTGA
- the LOC110602579 gene encoding eyes absent homolog isoform X1 — protein MQTPNSLSSPPFPPSPKRIKMDGDSAVPDQNVETSLVKSMGHVTNVYIWDMDETLILLKSLLYGTYAEAFKGLKDVAKGVKIGKLWEDHILRLCDDLFFYEQIENYNMPFLDALSRYDDGRDLSDYDFNQDGFSSPSDEANKRKLAYRHRVIANKYKQGLPDVFDQEMMKVWDELYDLTDDYTDRWLSSAREFLELCSGRKEDPVPCLASGGGMVSHTDNKFEHVNVLVTSGSLIPSLVKCLLFRLDNLITHGNVYSSWEVGKLQCFQWINERFNSPNVHFCVIGDGWEECEAAQAMQWPFIKIDPCPGSGHRFPGLTLRTLSYYFDVVYGSSDAENDQDKSSSHV, from the exons ATGCAAACGCCCAATAGCCTCTCCTCTCCGCCATTCCCACCGTCTCCGAAAAG GATAAAGATGGATGGAGATTCAGCTGTTCCTGATCAAAATGTAGAAACCTCTTTGGTGAAATCTATGGGTCACGTCACAAATGTATATATTTGGGAcatggatgaaacccttatacTGCTCAAGTCTTTGTTGTATGGGACTTATGCGGAGGCTTTCAAGGGCTTAAAGGATGTGGCTAAGGGTGTAAAAATTGGGAAGCTATGGGAGGATCACATTCTTCGACTATGTGATGACTTATTCTTTTATGAACAA ATTGAAAACTACAATATGCCATTTCTTGATGCCTTGAGCCGATATGATGATGGGCGAGATCTTTCTGACTACGATTTCAACCAAGACGGGTTTAGTTCTCCTTCTGACGAAGCGAACAAAAGAAAACTAGCATACAGACACAGAGTCATAGCCAATAAGTACAAACAG GGTTTGCCTGATGTTTTTGATCAAGAGATGATGAAAGTATGGGATGAATTGTATGACTTGACTGATGATTACACAGATAGATGGCTCTCTTCAG CACGGGAGTTCTTGGAGCTATGTTCTGGAAGGAAGGAAGATCCAGTGCCCTGTCTTGCCTCTGGTGGTGGAATGGTCAGCCACACTGACAACAAATTTGAACACGTAAATGTGTTGGTGACTTCTGGATCATTGATACCTAGCCTTGTAAAGTGTTTACTCTTTCGACTTGACAATTTGATAACGCATGGAAATG TCTACAGCTCATGGGAAGTGGGGAAACTTCAATGTTTTCAGTGGATCAACGAACGTTTTAACAGTCCAAATGTCCATTTTTGTGTGATTGGGGATGGATGGGAAGAGTGTGAAGCAGCACAGGCCATGCAATGGCCTTTTATTAAGATTGATCCATGTCCTGGCAGTGGTCACAGGTTTCCAGGCCTGACATTGAGAACTTTAAGCTACTATTTTGATGTTGTTTATGGGAGCTCTGATGCTGAAAATGACCAAGATAAGTCATCATCTCATGTGTAA
- the LOC110601607 gene encoding BUD13 homolog: MDKVEARERIDFCFFKTIIKPLDAFMRKAFLSQHSSSLPPLALSASPWYSRAPPAYCSSALHAVNVVAASCARCCVRSSWLLLRSPPPLPLVLVAVSTGPVLLPSGAAPRRWSSSSITPPLVLVLNHSASVPRRVLSHCRKWGKLLILTMAAQASGSKSLKEYLKRYETNTEEEQKKKRKKKKVKPDGPGVLVLDEDPVWQKPVKLEEEEENDSADEKPQVDEDIEVKRMRRLEQLRSRRPYNTIAEDGSGWVSLTSKANATEQNSDMSPPRRKRYNTPSPEPLDRPSDAGRAGADFSPPRRQTHHHSPLPEPHTRSQHFTDLNSDLSPSRKHRARNDTPSPDPSLKPHLRESDLSPVRRRKHHYSPSPGPDTKLKYSGIAHADLSPPRRQRETNYTSSLPAGRKEDDDFSPPRQQRRRHYTPSPEPLQNSDMSPPRRSHARTSERRKSEVPESRVSHPRRADHRSSHGDARTSLGSDLSPPRKRRMSVEKSGSPDFSYQHLSRHSSTPVNGGSHAPLDQDVSLRRKNQESSDPVSSKGRAKTGLITGHDIMEEISKTKKDDLLRFEQMDPSLSGRGAEPVFRDKKGQRISKEEYMKSKQKVEEKPKEKKLEWGKGLAQKREAETRLLELEQEKDKPFARTRDDPELDKMMKERVRWGDPMAHLVKKKHSGPVLADLGDSEKMKESGFIVPQEIPSHSWIKRGLDAAPNRYGIKPGRHWDGVDRSNGFEKKMFQRLNEKRATEREAYLWSVSDM, from the exons ATGGATAAAGTTGAGGCGAGGGAAAGAATTGACTTTTGTTTTTTCAAGACCATAATCAAACCCTTGGATGCTTTTATGAGAAAAGCATTTCTCTCTCAACACAGCTCGTCCCTCCCACCCTTGGCCCTCTCCGCCTCTCCTTGGTACAGCCGCGCGCCTCCCGCCTATTGTTCCTCTGCTCTTCACGCTGTCAACGTCGTTGCTGCGTCTTGTGCTCGTTGCTGTGTCCGCTCGTCCTGGTTGCTACTTCGCTCTCCTCCGCCGCTTCCTCTAGTCCTCGTTGCTGTGTCCACTGGTCCAGTCCTTCTGCCGTCCGGTGCTGCTCCTCGCCGCTGGTCCTCGTCCTCAATCACTCCGCCGCTGGTCCTCGTCCTCAATCACTCCGCCTCTGTTCCTCGCCGCGTCCTCAGTCACTGCAG GAAGTGGGGGAAGCTTTTGATTCTAACTATGGCGGCTCAAGCTTCAGGATCTAAGTCCTTGAAAGAGTATTTGAAACGCTATGAAACTAACACTGAAGAAGagcagaagaagaaaaggaagaagaagaaagttaAACCTGATGGACCAGGTGTTTTGGTTCTGGATGAAGATCCTGTCTGGCAGAAGCCAGTAAAacttgaggaagaagaagaaaatgattCTGCTG ATGAAAAACCTCAGGTTGATGAAGACATAGAAGTTAAGCGGATGAGGAGGCTGGAGCAACTTAGATCCAGGCGCCCTTATAATACAATTGCTGAGGATGGAAGTGGATGGGTTTCACTCACTTCTAAAGCCAATGCCACTGAACAAAATTCTGATATGTCTCCACCCCGTAGAAAGAGGTACAACACACCCTCACCTGAGCCTTTAGATAGGCCATCGGATGCTGGTAGAGCAGGAGCAGATTTCTCACCTCCACGGCGGCAGACCCACCACCATTCTCCATTGCCTGAACCTCATACAAGGTCTCAACACTTTACTGACCTGAATTCTGATTTGTCCCCTTCTCGGAAGCATAGAGCTCGAAATGATACTCCTTCACCAGACCCATCCTTGAAGCCGCACTTGAGAGAATCTGACTTGTCACCTGTGCGGCGGCGAAAGCATCATTATTCCCCTTCTCCTGGACCTGATACAAAACTCAAGTATTCTGGCATTGCACATGCTGATTTATCACCACCCAGAAGGCAAAGAGAAACGAACTACACATCTTCACTACCTGCTGGAAGGAAAGAAGATGATGATTTTTCTCCTCCACGACAACAGCGTAGGCGTCATTATACTCCATCTCCTGAACCTCTTCAAAATTCTGATATGTCTCCTCCTCGCCGATCTCATGCTCGGACTTCTGAAAGGAGGAAATCTGAAGTGCCCGAGTCAAGAGTATCTCATCCAAGGCGAGCTGATCATAGGTCTTCTCATGGTGATGCACGTACTTCCCTGGGGTCAGATCTTTCACCCCCAAGGAAAAGAAGAATGAGTGTTGAGAAATCAGGATCACCAGATTTTTCTTATCAGCATTTGTCTAGGCATTCAAGCACGCCTGTGAATGGTGGTTCACATGCACCTCTGGACCAAGACGTTTCACTAAGAAGGAAAAACCAGGAGTCATCTGATCCTGTTTCCTCAAAGGGGCGGGCAAAAACTGGTTTGATTACTGGCCATGATATTATGGAAGAGATATCTAAAACTAAGAAGGATGATTTATTGAG GTTTGAACAGATGGATCCTTCTTTGAGCGGTCGGGGTGCTGAACCTGTATTTCGTGATAAGAAAG GCCAAAGAATATCAAAGGAGGAGTATATGAAATCAAAACAAAAAGTTGAGGAAAAGCCTAAG GAGAAGAAGTTAGAGTGGGGTAAGGGATTGGCTCAAAAGCGGGAAGCTGAGACAAGGCTGTTGGAATTAGAACAGGAGAAGGACAAACCATTTGCAAGAACCAG AGATGATCCTGAACTCGACAAAATGATGAAGGAGAGAGTAAGATGGGGTGATCCTATGGCACATTTGGTGAAG AAAAAGCATTCTGGACCTGTTCTTGCGGATCTAGGAGATAGTGAGAAGATGAAGGAATCAGGGTTTATAGTTCCTCAGGAGATTCCCAGTCATAGCTGGATAAAAAGAGGATTAGATGCTGCACCGAATCGATATGGTATAAAGCCAGGAAGACACTGGGATGGGGTTGATCGAAGTAATG GATTTGAGAAAAAAATGTTCCAAAGGCTAAATGAAAAACGAGCTACAGAAAGGGAAGCTTATCTGTGGTCTGTCTCAGATATGTGA
- the LOC110600987 gene encoding haloacid dehalogenase-like hydrolase domain-containing protein Sgpp isoform X2 — MESKGRSKSDLSELAPLEAVLFDVDGTLCDTDPLHHYAFREMLQEINFNGGVPITEEFFIQNIAGKHNEDIARVLFPDDIPRGLKFTDDKEAMFRKLASEQLKAINGLYKLKKWIEDRGLKRAAVTNAPRANAELMISLLGLSEFFDAVILGDDCEHAKPHPEPYLKALEVLKVSKDHTFICEDSVSGIKAGVAAGMPVVGLTTRNPEHLLMEAKPAFLIKDYEDPKLWAALEELDKKKSAENPTA; from the exons ATGGAGAGCAAGGGAAGAAG TAAAAGTGATCTTTCTGAACTTGCTCCATTAGAAGCggtattatttgatgttgatggaacTCTATGTGATACAGACCCCCTTCACCATTATGCGTTTCGTGAGATGCTTCAAGAG ATAAATTTCAACGGTGGAGTCCCGATAACAGAGGAATTCTTTATCCAAAATATAGCTGGCAAGCATAACGAGGACATTGCTAGGGTCCTCTTTCCCGATGATATTCCTCGAGGCTTAAAATTCACGGATGACAAGGAAGCCATGTTTCGGAA GTTGGCCTCTGAACAACTGAAAGCCATAAACGGACtatataaattgaaaaagtGGATTGAAGATCGTGGATTGAAACGGGCTGCAGTTACTAATGCTCCAAGGGCTAATGCTGAACTCATGATTTCACTTCTTGGGCTATCTGAGTTCTTTGATGCTGTAATCTTAGGAGATGACTGTGAACACGCCAAGCCACATCCAGAACCCTACTTGAAGGCCCTTGAAGTACTCAAGGTCTCGAAGGATCACACCTTTATATGCGAG GATTCTGTTTCTGGGATAAAAGCTGGCGTAGCTGCCGGGATGCCTGTTGTTGGTTTAACTACTAGAAACCCAGAACATTTACTGATGGAAGCTAAGCCAGCATTTCTAATAAAGGATTACGAGGATCCGAAATTATGGGCAGCTCTGGAAGAGcttgataaaaagaaaagtgcagaaaatccTACTGCTTGA
- the LOC110602579 gene encoding eyes absent homolog isoform X2 yields the protein MDGDSAVPDQNVETSLVKSMGHVTNVYIWDMDETLILLKSLLYGTYAEAFKGLKDVAKGVKIGKLWEDHILRLCDDLFFYEQIENYNMPFLDALSRYDDGRDLSDYDFNQDGFSSPSDEANKRKLAYRHRVIANKYKQGLPDVFDQEMMKVWDELYDLTDDYTDRWLSSAREFLELCSGRKEDPVPCLASGGGMVSHTDNKFEHVNVLVTSGSLIPSLVKCLLFRLDNLITHGNVYSSWEVGKLQCFQWINERFNSPNVHFCVIGDGWEECEAAQAMQWPFIKIDPCPGSGHRFPGLTLRTLSYYFDVVYGSSDAENDQDKSSSHV from the exons ATGGATGGAGATTCAGCTGTTCCTGATCAAAATGTAGAAACCTCTTTGGTGAAATCTATGGGTCACGTCACAAATGTATATATTTGGGAcatggatgaaacccttatacTGCTCAAGTCTTTGTTGTATGGGACTTATGCGGAGGCTTTCAAGGGCTTAAAGGATGTGGCTAAGGGTGTAAAAATTGGGAAGCTATGGGAGGATCACATTCTTCGACTATGTGATGACTTATTCTTTTATGAACAA ATTGAAAACTACAATATGCCATTTCTTGATGCCTTGAGCCGATATGATGATGGGCGAGATCTTTCTGACTACGATTTCAACCAAGACGGGTTTAGTTCTCCTTCTGACGAAGCGAACAAAAGAAAACTAGCATACAGACACAGAGTCATAGCCAATAAGTACAAACAG GGTTTGCCTGATGTTTTTGATCAAGAGATGATGAAAGTATGGGATGAATTGTATGACTTGACTGATGATTACACAGATAGATGGCTCTCTTCAG CACGGGAGTTCTTGGAGCTATGTTCTGGAAGGAAGGAAGATCCAGTGCCCTGTCTTGCCTCTGGTGGTGGAATGGTCAGCCACACTGACAACAAATTTGAACACGTAAATGTGTTGGTGACTTCTGGATCATTGATACCTAGCCTTGTAAAGTGTTTACTCTTTCGACTTGACAATTTGATAACGCATGGAAATG TCTACAGCTCATGGGAAGTGGGGAAACTTCAATGTTTTCAGTGGATCAACGAACGTTTTAACAGTCCAAATGTCCATTTTTGTGTGATTGGGGATGGATGGGAAGAGTGTGAAGCAGCACAGGCCATGCAATGGCCTTTTATTAAGATTGATCCATGTCCTGGCAGTGGTCACAGGTTTCCAGGCCTGACATTGAGAACTTTAAGCTACTATTTTGATGTTGTTTATGGGAGCTCTGATGCTGAAAATGACCAAGATAAGTCATCATCTCATGTGTAA
- the LOC110601737 gene encoding nuclear intron maturase 2, mitochondrial: MHRSIAIFTQKILTNSNRITTTVTTILCSQSNTLNPRANGFALFRLLSFAPMQRRAPDPDDPSTLMKEDGVSVCSRMWIENFREPDRVANNLTSYLRRFELWVLAYQKVCTDEMGAYMPRSAIQRSALEDLLALRNAVLDDRFKWGARLQFFIKSPKDKTDYESLSKRKIKAILTTTQPAPFQDKIVQEVLLMILEPIYEARFSQKSFAFRPGRNAHTALRVIRRSFAGYLWYIKGDFSTLLDGMKVGLVISALMRDVRDKKVIDMVKAALTTPVITSSVEEPKKKKKRKYQKKRVLAEDEPKPDPYWLETFFGFAPEEAEKVPSWGHCGILSPLLANICLDELDRWMEGKVKEFYHPSKSDVIWNSPEGEAEQGNTSWPEFVPTSGPDKTRKMDYIRYGGHILIGVRGPRADAATLRKQLIEFVDQRYMLKLDNESLPIEHITKGIMFLDHVLCRRVVYPTLRYTATGGKIISEKGVGTLLSVTASLKQSIKQFRKLNFIKGDRDPDPQPCFRMFHATQAHTNAQMNKFLSTIVEWYRYADNRKKVVNFCSYIIRGSLAKLYAAKYKLRSRAKVYKIGSRNLSRPLKEKKGSSPEYHNLLRMGLVESVDGLQYTRMSLVPETDYTPFPSNWRPNHEKALFEYIRLDDTKTLEEQRCCIREQGLVSPQDYISMLVWNYKRNAIVIDRTSHSSGNYTEKDKQLLLSNKHENDDQKSKEGEEHEDGFYAVQL; this comes from the coding sequence ATGCATCGTTCCATTGCCATATTCACCCAGAAGATTCTAACTAATTCCAATCGTATTACCACCACCGTCACCACAATTTTATGCTCTCAGTCCAATACCTTAAACCCCAGGGCTAATGGTTTTGCTCTGTTTCGCTTACTGTCTTTTGCCCCAATGCAACGACGGGCTCCGGATCCTGATGATCCATCCACCTTGATGAAGGAAGATGGTGTCTCAGTTTGCTCCCGGATGTGGATTGAGAACTTCCGTGAACCCGATAGGGTAGCGAACAATTTGACATCTTATCTTCGACGATTTGAATTGTGGGTATTGGCATATCAAAAGGTGTGTACTGATGAAATGGGAGCATATATGCCCCGTAGTGCAATACAAAGGTCTGCATTAGAGGATTTATTAGCTCTTAGAAATGCAGTTCTGGATGATAGATTTAAGTGGGGTGCTAGGCTGCAGTTTTTTATCAAGTCTCCAAAGGATAAGACGGATTATGAATCTTTGTCAAAGAGAAAGATCAAGGCAATTTTGACGACCACACAACCTGCTCCATTTCAGGATAAGATTGTTCAAGAGGTGCTGTTAATGATCTTGGAGCCTATATATGAAGCACGATTTTCACAAAAGTCATTTGCATTTAGGCCTGGTAGGAATGCGCATACAGCATTGAGGGTGATTAGAAGGAGTTTTGCTGGGTACCTGTGGTATATCAAAGGGGATTTTAGTACACTTTTGGATGGCATGAAGGTGGGGTTAGTGATAAGTGCTTTGATGAGGGATGTGAGGGATAAGAAAGTGATTGATATGGTGAAGGCAGCATTGACTACGCCTGTGATTACAAGTAGTGTTGAAGaaccaaagaagaagaaaaaaagaaagtatcAAAAGAAGAGGGTTTTGGCAGAGGATGAGCCAAAGCCAGATCCATATTGGTTAGAGACCTTTTTTGGGTTTGCACCCGAGGAGGCAGAGAAGGTTCCTTCTTGGGGCCATTGTGGGATTCTTAGTCCCCTTTTGGCTAACATATGCCTTGATGAACTGGACCGGTGGATGGAAGGTAAGGTTAAGGAGTTCTATCATCCTTCAAAAAGTGATGTTATATGGAATAGTCCAGAAGGGGAAGCAGAACAAGGAAATACATCTTGGCCAGAATTTGTGCCAACAAGTGGTCCAGATAAGACTCGAAAAATGGATTATATAAGATATGGGGGTCACATTTTGATTGGTGTTCGTGGACCACGAGCAGATGCAGCTACATTGAGAAAACAACTTATTGAGTTTGTTGATCAGAGATACATGCTCAAGCTTGATAATGAGAGTCTCCCTATTGAACATATAACTAAGGGTATAATGTTTCTTGACCATGTTTTGTGCCGAAGGGTTGTGTATCCAACTCTTCGGTACACTGCTACTGGTGGGAAGATCATTAGTGAAAAGGGTGTTGGCACTCTTTTGTCAGTCACGGCAAGCTTAAAACAAAGCATTAAGCAATTTAGGAAGTTGAACTTTATAAAGGGAGACAGGGATCCAGATCCACAACCTTGCTTTAGAATGTTCCATGCTACTCAAGCTCACACTAATGCACAAATGAACAAGTTTTTGTCAACAATAGTTGAGTGGTATAGGTATGCTGATAATCGGAAGAAAGTTGTGAACTTCTGTTCTTACATAATAAGGGGTTCACTTGCTAAGCTTTATGCTGCAAAATACAAGCTTCGATCACGTGCAAAGGTGTATAAAATTGGTTCTCGGAATTTGAGTCGGCCTTTGAAGGAAAAGAAGGGATCATCACCTGAGTACCACAATTTGCTAAGAATGGGCCTCGTTGAGTCAGTTGATGGCCTTCAGTATACCAGGATGTCTCTTGTACCTGAGACTGATTACACTCCTTTTCCAAGTAATTGGAGACCAAATCATGAGAAAGCACTTTTTGAATATATAAGGTTAGATGATACAAAAACTCTTGAGGAGCAACGGTGTTGCATTAGGGAACAAGGTCTGGTTTCACCTCAGGACTACATTTCAATGCTTGTTTGGAACTACAAAAGAAATGCTATTGTAATAGATCGGACTTCCCATAGCAGTGGCAATTACACAGAAAAAGATAAACAGTTGCTGCTGAGCAATAAGCATGAGAATGATGATCAGAAAAGCAAAGAAGGTGAAGAGCATGAAGATGGGTTTTATGCAGTGCAACTGTAA